The window gCCCATGTTCATAGATTAGAAAACTTAGTACCATTATGACGGCAATGCTCTCCAaattaatctacagattcaaagctATTACTATCAAAATCCCAGCTTTTTTACAATGATTGAccagctgatcctaaaattcttATGACAATGTAAAAAAACAAGAACCAAAACAatcttggaaaaagaacaaagctagaagaCTCACCTTCTTGATTTCAAcagactacaaagctacagtaaccaagacagtgtggtactggcataggGATTATTTAGATCGATGAAATAAGtttgaaagtccagaaataaacccaaacgtttatggtcaattgatttttaagAAAGGTAACAGATAATTCAATAGGAAAACAATAGTCTTTTCAGtaaatggtactggaacaaatGAATATTCATATGCAAAATGATTAATTTGAATGCTTACCTCACACTATACataaaaactcaaaatgtattacagATCTAAATTTAAGAGCCAAAGTTATAAAATTCttataagaaaacataggaataaaTCTTTGGGACCTTGAACTaagcaatgatttcttagatacCACACCTaaagcacaaaataaaaaaggaaaaaaaattgacaaattgggattcttcaaaatttaaaatttctccacttcaaaaataaatgagttcTGTTATTTCCAATTCAAAGTTAACACTATAGTTTCTACTTAACTTGATTTTATAATTGTGTTAAATTATACACTTGTACACTGAAAATCTTGGTTTCTAACATTgttataattacatatattttattatgaatagtGATAAAAtaacaatgttgttgttgtttagttgctaaattatgtccagctgtgtgaccccatggattgtagcctgccaggctcttctctccatgggattttctgggcaaggatactggagagggttgccattcattctccaggggatctttctaacccagggattgaacacatgtcacctgcattgcaggtggattctttactaagcCACCTGTGAATATTGGTATAACAATActgatattattaataataaggtAACTGAATGCAATTTAAGATTCctttgcaaaacaaaacaaacaaaaaaaaagattcctttgcTAGGAATCTTTTCCTAGGATATAGCGCACTCAAATGTATAGTCAAAATACAAGGATTTAGAGATACTAAAAATAACTCTTTGTATCTTTATGGCCTAAACATCATATAGTTAGGttcattttcaagttttaaggattttttttcattttgatctaattttgttttgtaattataTAAAACACTTAGATGGTTCCAAACTACAAACAAGGAATATTCAGAAAACTTCTAAATTTATTCCTGTCCCCTCTCTACCCAGTTGGTTCCCCTCATTCCACTAGCAATGACTTTTACTAGTTTTTGGTTTATCCTTCCACTGTTTctgaaaatggaaggaaatacacacacatactcatattCCCCACCCCATTCCTTCCATAAAAGCATACGATACACTCTGTCCTCATCTTGTTCTTTCACATAACTATATCCTAGAgataactccagtactcttgcctggaaaatcccatggacagaggagcctggaaggctgcagtccatggggtcactaagagtcggacacaactaaatgacttaactttcacttttcactttcatgcattggagaaggaaatggcaacctactccagtgttcttgccttgagaatcccagggacaggggagcctggtgggctgctgtctatggggtcacacagagtcagacatgactgaagcgactcagcagcagaagcagagacAACTCCATGGCAATATTAGCTATCTTCCTCAAACCCTTTTGTAACTACATAGTAGTAATTCACTATGCAGACGTAGCATAATTTATTCAAACAATCCCTCTCTGATgagcatttggatttttttttagtcTTGCTATTACATATACTGTTGTAATAAATAGCCTCATTCCCACTTCAATTTGTATTTTTGCTAGTGAATTTTGGAGACAGAATCCCACAGTGGGATTGCTAGCCAAAAGGTAAATCATACATAATTTTGCTAGATACTGCTAACTTCCCCATGAGGCAGCACCATTTCTAGcaaacttttttcccttttccactCTTGCGTACCTACAACTCTTTCTCCATTATATCTTATAAAATCTTGTAGGATACAAATTGGGTCACATTAACTCTTCTGCTTAAAACATCAGTGGCTCTCCATTgcatttagaataaaatccacTTCCTTCACAGTACCAGTAAAAACGTAAATGATGTGTATCCCTCTTCTATCACTTAGAATTAGGTTTGGACTATAGGCAAGAGAACCAAAGTAACAAGAACTTAACCAAGATAGAAGTTTACATCTCTGATACATAAGTCTGGATAAAGATCATCCAAGGATGGCACTGGGGTTCAGCTTCAAGAAGTTCTcaggaggactttcctggtggtccaggggataagaatctgccttccgatgcaggggactgggatccctggttgggaaactacgACCCTACACAgctcagggaaactgaggccgcatgccacaactggagaagcccTCATGACTAGAAACGTTTGTGTGCTGCAAAGAAGAGCCCACAGACCTCAACCAAGACTcagcatatgtgtatgtgtgctcggtcatttctgactctttgcaaccccatggagtacagcctgccaggctcctctgtccatggaattttccaggcaagaatgctggagtgggttgccattttctcctccaggggatcttccagatccagagatcaaactcgtgtctcctgaattgacaggcagattctttaccactgagccatctgggaaggcccaagaccaagcatagccaaaaaaaagtcCTCAGGGCACAAACTCCTTCCAGGCCATACTCTGCCATCCCTATGACCTGACACTCACCCTAATGACCTAAAAAAGCAGCTAGAGAACCAGTCATTATATGCATTCCAAACAGcaaaagtggaagaaaaataagaaaagggcaAGGGGTGCATGCCTGTTTACTAAGCTCCTAGAAGATCTATATGACACTTGCATTTTTATGCCATAGGTCAGAACTCAAGTCATTTGACTATAGCTACCTGAGAAAAGCTAAAAATGTCATCTTTATACTGGGCAGCCACATGCCCAGGTGAAAACTGGGAGACATAACACCATTGCCTAAGTAAGTCTCTGATGAACACTCTTTAGTTTCATCCCATGCTGCTCCACCCAAACTCCCCACGCTACGGCCACACAGACTTCCTTCATTCCTCAAAGAAGCCAAGCTCTTACCTTTCTCAAGGCCTTTGCACTTGCAGTTTCACCTGTCTAGCACACACTTCCTCAGATCTTCATACAGCTGGTTCTCTCTCATCATTTAGGACTCAGCTCAATGTCCTCATAGAGACATTGTTTgacaactgtatataaaataggccCCATCCCAGTCACTCTTCTTATTGCACTGCTTTATTTATAGCATTTATCTGtacctgaatttatttattttttgccttccTCTCCTTGAATATAATTTTCATAAGCCAGGGCTCTTTTTTATGCTCACTACTAAATCTCTTATAACCCAATACAATTCTAAGTACAGAGTAGGAGCTTAATATTAGTTGAATCAAAAaatgtctgactccaaagcccatgcttGTTTCACTACCTCTGCTGTTCCTAGTATACGTGAAACAATAACCCATTCCAGAAgttagtctttgctttttaatcacAGCCTattaaagttattttctttccgagaagattttaaaaaacattttttcttaagtTAAACAAACTGTTCCTCTGCTCAGTGAGTAAAAAGCAGTTTTAGACATAACATCTTATGCAAGTCTATGTTGCACTATTTTGcagttttcatctgtaaaatggaaaagtAGGTTAAAATTAATTCACTTCATCTACAGATATTTAGTAAGCACTGTGCTAAAACAAAACTAAGGACATGAAAGTTACATAAAATAATCCCTGCCCTCAACAGAGACTCACAGCTGTCTTTCAACTCTCTGATTTGTATGATTCCACAATAGCCATTGTGTAACCTTTACAGAGAAAAAGCCTGTAACTTCCCATTCCTGGGACATTAAATAAAGGTTTGTCATCAAGACACTGATAAACacaagatttcattttaaaagtgaatattTAATTCAACATTGCAATAAGAATTAAACAGTTAAAAACAGAAGCATATTAGTGGCTTAAAAAGGACAGCAACTTTAGTTCCTTTGGACAGGATTTTGATTGCCGGTTGTCTACAGCAAAACGATGCTAGGAAAATGTCTGTAGAAGACAGAAAATCTCTCTGAATGCAAGtctaaaatgcttaaaaataggGATTAAAGGTTTTAAAGATGCAAACCAGAAGTATCCAGTATTAGAGGTATTTGATTTGAATCCTAAAATGTTtgacataataaaaatatatttgtgaggAAGATGGCCAACAAATGAACAACTCCACATAGTCTAGAGACTAGAATCCCAGACAATCATGACTATTACACAGGCAACTGGCTGTGGTTCATCCACTACCACCTTCTTGGTTCTTCTAGATCCTTCTTGGCTTTCATCTGGGTAACTCCAAGGCACTGTGAGGAAAACAGATGGACAGATGCCCATTTCTCCTCTAGTCCCTCTCAGTTTGGCAATTAAGCAGACAGTCAGTGAGAAAAAGGTATTTAATCCATAACTTATAGTCCCTATAAGACCTCACTCAATTTGAAAAACCGCCAGTTCTGTCAAATACGCCAGCACTCCAATAAGGTACTTAGGACACaaaatctggggaaaaaaaagacatttaaattaaaatacaattaaTTATAATATAGCTTGATATCTGATAAATATTCCAGACTTATTTTAAATTCCGTATCTATAAGCTAAGCTATGAATAGGAACCTAAACTATTGTTATTCTAAGCCAAACACTACTTAATAAAGATGCCTGACTTTAATAAATTTGCAACTATTAGTCAATGGTGCTTAGAAGGAATTAGATTAAGGTTCTTATTTATCCTGGCTTCCACTGATTAGCTACCTACCTGCTTAAAGAGAGGGGGGTAGGGGAAGGGTATCTATGAACTCCTTGGACGTATATATCTCTACTTTCTAGAAAAAGTTTCATAGCTTCCTTCTCAAAGGTATGTACGTgcgtgctaagatgcttcagccgtgtctgactctttgcaacctgatggactatagtccaccaggttcctctgtccatggggttttccaggcaagaatactagagtgggttgccatgtcctcctccaggggatattcctgacctagagattgaacccacgtctcttatgtctcctaccttggcaggcaggttctttaccactagggccacctctCAAAGTTATACACAACGCCAAAAATGTTTTGTAGAAACAAACCAGAGGCAGAAACTTAGTTAACACATTAATTTCAAACTTCTGAGAGGCAGTACAGTGTTGCAGTTAAAAATATATGTCTTTGAGTCAGATGCCTGGGTTTAAATTTCAActccacttattagctgtgtgatcctTAGGGAGCCTATTTATCCTCTGTGCCACAATTTCCTCTTTACAACCTATGCAAGCAGGTTGTTGTGAAAACTAAATGGGACAATATGTATAAAAATGCTTACTAATGCTTGGCACAGTTAGTGCTTGACAAATGTTAGCTATCATCTGGCATTATTTGAACCTAGGAACCACAATTACTGTCTTACATCATTAAGAGAGGTTCTTAGAATAGTCCAGATAAAACAGGGCCACCCTCATATTCACAGATGGATACAAACACACTATataaaatagtttgaaaatatACTTATTAATAGAATGTGAGCATAtggaagtaaaatttaaaaatatacaaggacTTCATGAAATTGAATTCTGAGTATTCCAAAGTATTCCTTCATCGTTATATAACTGCTATGCATTCTGAAAACTAtgcaaaaataaggaaaaataactaGATTTGTTCAAACTAACCTTTATTTTTCCATCAGTATGTGCTGAAGCTACAGATGTTGAAACACGAACCAATCTTGTGGCTGATAAATGAATTTTGAAATGCCTATGGAAATGTGAATACAGGCAGTCCATGAACAAGTCAACTTCCTCCTGGGTAACTTCCCCAGGTGTTTTGTGAACACTGTCCCATAAAGCTTTTGCATCTTCTGGATGTATGGCATAAGAAATGTCCAGACTATGAGGGCTACAGGGTACAGACCAAAGAAATTCAGTAGTTGCCATATAATGGTCCATTTTGCATGCAGTCCACATAGCAGCCATCCAGGAAAGATTAAATGCATTGATTGCCAAGGGACGGAAGTAACAGTCAAAAGTTTTCTGAAACCAGGTTCCAATTATAGCTGTATTAGTCTCTGCACCATTTACAAGGAATAAGGGTAGACAGGTGAAATCTTCTGAAACAGTCTCCAGAAGACTGTCTCCAAATACACAGCAGAACCAACCAGTCCACAACACTTTCCCTTCTTTGTGCTCAGATGGCAATTGAGATTTTGACAGAATCTATGAAGGAAAATCAAACAGGTTCATTAAATTCAAAAGTACATttattctggacttccctggtggtccagtggttaagaatccgcctgccaatgcatagaacaggggttggatccctggccagggtagatttcacatgccttggggcaactaatcccacaagccacaaccactggacctgtgccctagagcccatgctctgcaacaagagaagccacaaaatGAAAAGCCC is drawn from Bubalus kerabau isolate K-KA32 ecotype Philippines breed swamp buffalo chromosome 5, PCC_UOA_SB_1v2, whole genome shotgun sequence and contains these coding sequences:
- the CENPL gene encoding centromere protein L — protein: MDSYDAPELTPRQDASSRLKDFFIGATPLQKRLESVRKQTSFIPTPPRRKIPQGSQLQEDVDPQKFAFLLHKQWTLYSLTPLYKFSYTNFKEYSKLLNAFVAAEKQKGLAVEVGDDFNIKVVFSTLMGVKGTQRDPEAFLVQILSKSQLPSEHKEGKVLWTGWFCCVFGDSLLETVSEDFTCLPLFLVNGAETNTAIIGTWFQKTFDCYFRPLAINAFNLSWMAAMWTACKMDHYMATTEFLWSVPCSPHSLDISYAIHPEDAKALWDSVHKTPGEVTQEEVDLFMDCLYSHFHRHFKIHLSATRLVRVSTSVASAHTDGKIKILCPKYLIGVLAYLTELAVFQIE